The DNA sequence aacttgtagATGCTATgtatactggcaagttcactggagtggaaagggagcggtaagaagcacattaaaaaaacatGGCATATGGTCTTATTTGTGTTATCAATTAAatcactggattaaaaaaaaaagcagcgggaAGTCACacactgagaacaccgataaacataccgtgcgacgcaactcgagaaataatatccaacaatttaaaagaaaaaaaaacattgaatcgtcgcgacggcacatcacaaggCGTCGaggtctctacaatgaaattatttttaaacAGCTCTGATAGTGCCCATGCAagaatggttgcttgtatactgtcaaatgctcatattctgcggcctaaagctcatggcccGGTGCcagaacgcgcacgcggcgaaagcgaaacattgcgcggacaagcatgcagacgcgcagtcggtcgctgcgaatctgtgcgatcgctgcattgaggcttcattctatcacgctccatttagttatacgaaCACTATACgaacgtatttcacatagtttgcactCAGCTTTTACATACCTTTCACGctagaagccggttcgggagactccatcgtggcgaccgcgcgcagtggcgttcactgtacgtattcggtaaagagataccGTCTGTAAACGAGGAGAGCTCGtgcatggtgttttcagtgagagctgaaagcaaaacctatgaggagcgcgccgcgtgatccctcatactacgccagcgaggcacTTCCGATAGATGGTggctccgtaactcctcgccgccaatagcaaaGTCCATAACagtgttcaaggccacttcggcatccatttcCGGGGCTTCGgttgcgtgcccctctttgaagatacggaagttttagcgagacacagctcacagctcacagctcacagctcaccagggaaattaTAGAaactgatttcatcagaaaactgggTGGTGTGTTAGTCCACCctctatcgcgctgacccctagtgatgtcttgtatctcaacagatagaaatcgtaatgttAGTCTTTTTCAAGTGATCATGTCCTTAGCACTGTAACTTGCTGTTGGAACACACCCTTTTCTGTGCATGTTCCCTCTtgtacacacgatgtggcaacacAATAAAATTGTTAAAAGTCAGCGCAATGTATGTTGTCTCTCGCAGTCCCTGTCCTTCGAGCTGTACGTCATGTTTTAtgataaagaagcttgagaagaactTAATGACAgtgcaaagagcgacggaacgaagtatgttaggcgtaacgttaagagacagataaaggagcaaacgggtatagccgacaTTCTAACTGACATTAGGAGCAAAAAATtgagctaggcaggtcatgtagtgcTTAGAGTAAATAACCGgttgaccattagggttacagaatcggcgccaagtgaagggaagcgcagttgaggacgacAAAATACTATAGGTGGCACGATgacattaggaaattcgcgggcgttaGTTCGGATCGGTTGGCGCTGGACATGCATAAATGGGGATCgtagggaaaggccttcgtcctgcagtgtacctaaaataggctgatgatgatgattatgacgatgAATATCGATGATTTGCATGTCTTGCCCGACTTACTTCGTTGTCGTCGTTTTTACCTTATGGTGTAGGCAATCCCCATCGTGAGTACGTGTTCTTCACCCGGGCTCAGAATCAGCAGCAGCTGCGGCGGGTGCCCTCACGAGCGGACCGACAGAGCAAGAGCCGCTGGACGCTTGCAGGCTTGTCTCGCTCTTGCTGACAGTCAGGGACAGCGTTCACACGCAGGGCGACGTTCAGGCGTGCCGGAGACAGGGTTGACTTCAAGAGCGGAACGATGGCGGACACTGGGGCTAGCACTTCCTACAGCGGCAGCAGTAGCTCGAGCTCCTCGGGTTCGGAGCGGAACGCGTTAGGTGGTTCGAGGCTCAGCACGGGTCCGACGAGACGACCGGGCTTCCAGCGACTCGAGTTGCACGAGCTCCTTCAGGTGCGCCAGATGCAGGCGGCGGCGCGGCGGGCGGCAGATGCAGCGGCCCGCGGCGATGGCGCAGACACCGCGCTCGATTCTTCAGCGACGCCTGCCCTCGCGTTGCCCGATCCAGCTCCGGCAGCACAGGTGAGCAATCGGAAACAGACGACAGCTGGCGCACGCGCAGGTGTGCGATTGCTGCGCAGCGGGCGCGAACGTGTATATATACAGCGGGTCAGTACGAGTAGGCTTAGCAGTTGCAGGCGGGTTGACGTGCCTCGGGCCGTGCAGGCGGATACGTTTACGTAGCCCCAATAAAGTCGAGGCAAGTAGGCTTGTCGAGACGAGATCCGGTTGACGCGTTCACACGAGCGCTATAGCAGGTCGGTCCCAGGTATACAGCGTCTGACTGGGCCGTCAGCCGGACTGCGAAAAGTGCACGGGGTGAATCGCTCAACCCGATCGGAGAAAAGTATGTAAGTGCGGTCTTGGCGCTCTCGGTCAATCCGACTTCTGACTCTATTCACTCGCGTCGAGTTCAACTAAAAGAAGCTAGCGAAGTGCATGTAATTCTAGTCGTGTGGAGGTGCCCAGCGACAAGAGGTGGACAAGGACGGGTGCTTGTCTATTAACGTTATATAGTGTTAATAGAGAACAAGGACCACAAATGAGAGAAGTGTTCTCACAGTGCTTATAACGACTGTGGGAGCACTTCTCTCACGTGTGGTCCTTGTGTTCTGGTATAATGTCTCTAGGCTAACTTAAGGCAATCCGACAGGTGCTGAAAAGGCGATGTCAAGCCGACTCTCCACCTGATGTGCGTACACGAATCCAGTTGTCGTGAGTCTGACAGCAACATTGTTCCTTTCACAGGAGGACTGGGAGAGGGGAAGATACCATCCTATGTGAACGTTAATGTGTAGAAACAGCATCTCACGCTGCACCCAATTGCAGCGTGAGGTGCTCACGCTGCACTCAACTCCCAAACCGTCAGTCCTATGGCTGACCATGTTCAGATGCGTTTTCCCACGTGGATCAATAGGCTCAAGTCAAACTGCTGCAAGAGGTCCGATTCAACGCATTTCAACATTTATTATCCTTATCCCGCTATCCCGCGTTACATGGACTGGATGGCGGGATTCTGGTTCGACAGCCAACAGCCTTAACGCAACCGAACCTAGTTCCAAAATCGGACTGGCCGACTTGCTTTAGGTGTCAACGGCAAAGAAAGGGCGTCGGTTGACCTGCCGCCACACGTCGGCTTCATGCATATCTCTCCGTCTTGCACGTACATCGCACTCTTGATTAACAAATTAGGTGCTATGCGTGAAACTAAAAACAGGGCCGAACCTAGTCACACTCACCCAGAAAAGGTGGCCGACGTTTTTTGATAGGTGAGTGTATACAAGGCATATTGAAACCACATCAAAACAGCAGTCAGAAGGTATAGATCCATACGTTTCAGTCGTGCTTACTCAGCGTGGTTTAACTGGTTTCGGCCACACTGCATGAGAGGGCGTTTGTCGAGAAATTACGAACTCGCTGAGAAGTCGCACGCTCCGGTGTGAGCAGCAACTTCAAACAAGAGTCGCAGTTCTTGGCATTAGGTCAATGACCTAATCCAAGCAGTGTAAGAAACACAGGTTGAATTAGCAGGCAGGAAGTACGCTGGGTGATTACGTCTTTCGCAGAAGCATGCACTCTATGACAACACTTGGCATGACGGGAATTCTCTTGCGTAGAGACAGGTTTATAAGAGCGGTTCGCGGCGTATTACAGCGAAAAGTTTTAATGATGAAGAAAGGCAAAGTTGTATTTTTCTTCAATCCATGTTGTCCTAATATTGAAAAGTCTAAGCTTCCCTATGGCTATACGCTCTGATTCATGTCATTGAGAAGTTGATGTGTCCGTAGACGCAATCTGCATCCATAACACAGTGATCCTGTTATGGTCCTGTAACACATACAGGGACACTATCGTTGAATTGCGTTACGGCTTATGTCGTTAAACAGGCTCGAACTACTCTCGCGTCGCCGCGTATTTGTGACTACAGCGTGGGTTTTCTtaacgctgtcaggattgggggctcaatcccttcgtccgtggtcctttgccaagattggagtacggcatgaattcgaaggtagctggcccatgccgtcgtccaacttatttacgctgagatcgttgatgaagtgaagaactgcttctcatcgagaacgaaggaaaagggtttatttacagaaattaactcagtctaacatgactgcttgagaaaaagagtaacagtccaacatgactgcatgagagaagtgactcagtctaacatgactgctcaagagaagtgtgtccaacattcgcacaaccacagtttttatacactcgatccgccggtcctacgacgcggcggctgttcgtttacacatcaccaactcgcagctgctctgaagaccagtctaccgacacaaaggcacacacattccgtacacagaggcaaccgcacggggtgccgttccgggaaactgtcgttgtcgatcgcgcgtcgctcattgttttgcgtccgtgagaagcgcaaaaatacgtcgttcccgcggtagcttctccaggcgtgtcagatcagctccgcgtggaatcattgtccacacatcgaactcgtcccgtcacaatgtcgaaggggctggagggaggcggcggattccagcgcaaaggtcgcttctttgaacgcctcgcagctgcagcgacggagagggggaggtgcgcgtcttgcaccccttgtcgtaaacgggtggcaaggtggcaatcttgttgcgcaactcgccgttcttgacaacGCCTTTACAGCCTTTCCGGAAAAAAACTTATCTCAACGTGTTTGCACTGAAACTGGTGCTGTCACTTTAGCTTGGGAACCTGAAGCAGAAGTGTAGCCAGAACCATAATCAGGCTGCGGGTGTGTTTAATCTACTATACGTACCTGTTTATATTTCTTAGTACGGTACGTGTTCTTATAGCGGCAGACAGCATTTCGGGGCGCTATTAGAAATTGAAACTCAAAGTGAGATGAATATAGttaaagcaataataataataatctagaCGCTTTATTAGAGGTTCACGGCTGCAATCAACAGGGTAGAAGCTTTTCACTTTGCATTTCCCACCTGCAGGAACACGCCGGGCCTAATGTAGTCGTCATTCGAGCAAACTGGCGCATGAACCCCAGGCACATGATCATCCTGGAGGCGATGGCGGTCATATTTTCCATCGCCCTTCTCCTCTACCTGGGATCGATGCTGTGGATTCGCGTCAAGGACCAGGGCCTTCTCCGCGCGAGCCCCCGGACGTCGCACGCAGAACACGCGGATCTACCACTTTTTTCTGGCTGCCATGAAACGGCCTGCCACAAGTACATGGCCGCTATAGAGCTTTCGATTAATCGATCTCAAGACCCGTGCCGAAATTTCTATCGCTTCGTCTGCGACGGGTGGAAACGCCAACACCACCTGCTGTCCGTCGTGGATGCAGCGGAAGATGCGATGTACGGTCGCGCGCTTAAAGCCATCGAGTGGAGCAGCGAACACAGCGGCAGCCAGTATTTCGCAGCGCCGTCGCCCTTGAGCGTCGAGAAGAAGGTAGCCGGCCTCGCCAAGTCGTGCATGGAGCTTTCGCAGAGCAGCTTGCCCGACCTCAAAAGGTTCATGGCCGCGCGCCATCTCCCGTGGCCTAAGACGTCTCGCTGGGATCTCTTAGAGATTCTGCTCGATCTTTCTGGCAACTGGAACGTGCATCTGTGGTTCCACGTGAGCTTCGAACTGGCTCCTCTTCGCGGAGGGACCGGGGAGCCCGTGCTAAAGATTGGCCACAGCGCTGTTTTTCATGCCTGGATTGCCACCACGCGGGCGTTCGCCGGTCAGCCAGCGGGGACGGCAGCGTCGCTCCGGTACCGTCGATACGTGCGAGCCATGTTACGGCTATTCGATGCTTCCGAAGTGGTCGAAGACGAGGTCATCGCCAAAATAGAGGCAATGGACCGGCTGACACTTCAGGTGCTGGGCCCCGCGATGGCCGAGCCGGACTCGAAGATTCTGCGCATGTCAATCCGCAACCTCACAGACATGGCGACTCCGGGCATTGCTGCTGGACGGCTCCTGCTCCTGTTGAACGAGTACTTCATCTGGGCACGCCGCTTTTCGGCTCGGGACATCGTGCAAGTGGAAAACGCCGGCCTGCTTCGGTCCGTCGTCTACCTACTGGGACTCGACTCCGATACGCGAGAGGCGCTCACGCTAAGCCTAGGCCTTCGCGTTGCCCACGAGTTGGGCTGGATGGCTAGCCGAGAGATCGCGGATGCCACGCTGGAGCTTGCTGGCTTGCCTCCGTCGGCGCATCGGCGACGCTGCCTGATTCAGGTCGAAAGCGCGGTGGGCATCGGGTGGCTCAGTTTGTTCCCGAAGCACCGAGGCGCCGAGGATGTCGTTCGGGACGTGCGGGACGTTCTCGTTGACACGGTGGCACGCCGCAAGGAGGCCTTGCTCCAGCTTTGGGCCCCGGGCGCCATCGTGCCGTGGAACAACGAGACCTTCTTGGCAAGCGTTCTGCCAGAACCGGCGCGCGGTGCTCGCTTCTTCGTAGACTGGTTGAACCTGATGAACGGGCGCTGGCGCCTCCTGGAGCGAGACATAACGAACGTTCTCAAGCCGGGTTCCTTTCTTCGCCACCGATGGAGCTTTCACGGTGCGCTCACGGTCGCCGAAAACTACCTTGTGTTCCCGCTGTTTCATTCAGACTTTCCGGCGGCCATTAACTACGGCGGTGCCGGACGACTTCTCGCTGATGAAGTGCTCAGGGGCCTGTACCACGATCATCTCGTCAACGTGAGCCCCCTTCGCAAGCAAGATATACGCAATGATAACATTCGGCACACCAGCGGCGCTTCCACTGCACCACAGGAGTGGTTGCCAAATGATGTGGACTTAAAGGCTCTCCTGGCCAGCCTGGCTGCCTACAGGCTTGGCATTGCTCGAAACACAAGCAGTGCGTACGCCAAAGAATCGAGCCTTGCGCAAGACAGGCTCTTTTTCGTGGCTTCTTGCTACGCTCTGTGCTCCAGCGGCAACCACGTGGACATGCTGTACGGAGATGCAAGCCAACGCTGCAACGTGCCCGTCAAGGAGCTGCCCGAATTTGCGGCAGCGTTTCAGTGCTTGAAAACACAAGCTCTGCGATAATCTTTGCATGAGCATTACTTGTGCTCTTTGCTTCACACCCGTGGCTTGCTCGTGATGGTGGTCACGCGTGGCCTATTAAAATTCTTGCCGGGCGTTATATTGTTTGAATGCTATCTTTACGCTGAACAACGACGACGACCCCAAAcccagcaacaacagcaacaacatcaactacagcaacaacagcagcagcaaagaaaaCTTAAATTACAAAACACGTTTAGCTGATAAAACTGTGCACTAGTTGCCTCGGTGAGAACGTCACAATCCGAAGCAAAGTTGTTGgcgttttggattcgtatttctTGCATTGGACAGCTTTATCCTGCAaaaatgaacaaagaaaaaaaaagcgacagacTAATTTTGCCACGAATTGGCCACAGGACACACAATTTTCTTTTCAGATCTAGCTTGCGGTTCGAGGTAACTGCATCAATACAGATTAAGAATAGCTTACTATTGGTCAAAGTTTTCTGTGTGGTGGCTAGATCTTCAAGCAGAttagtcaagagagagagagaacatttatttggaccatcgaggtcgttgcttTTGAGGTCGAGTTGGTGGTGTCCTCTATCCTTggctccactggccatggcttcacgacgtacttgctggacgagagcttcctATCCAGCCATGGTATCgacggtcagctgtacctcccgctgctcaaatgacgtgctagaaGTCCATGTCTAGAggttgcccccgcacccccacgagatctgaaagagtgtagggcgtgtgtcgccgcaccaggggcagatgccgcgattgTATGTGGGTACATTTTGCTGTATCTCTGTAGGTTTGGGAAGGTGTTTCTCTGAATAAGCCTGAGAGCTACTGCATCTTCactgctgagctttctgtgagggggaggataaattTTGCGGTTGAGTCACTGGATCTCGAGTAGGTAGCAGTACTAGGATGGCAGGGGCACGAAGGTAAATgatggggattgatgagacgattggttttCCCCCGCttggttgattagcgctcgagctaaggCATtcgccctttcgttaccctccagtcccgcgtggcccggcgtccacgtgatttgatgggattcttgcagcctcgggcctatgATCTAGCTGAGCCGCCAGCAGAGGTGTTAGTCCGTTgctaaagttacggcaggcctgttgcgagtcggtaacggcATTAACTTCCCTGCCTGCCCTGTCTTGTTGCTTTATTACTAGCGCCGCGGcaatggtctcagccgcagctgcccggacggaggccgcgagagtcaagCATTTGTCTCTCtagttcacggcggctaccgcgaagaggccccctacagggtacgccgccacgtctacatacgttacgtacgggtcacgcttgaattgtcggcgctgtctgtcgacgcgagtcTTGCGTCGTCCTTCGtcgagttcatgactcatgtgcttcggtatggGGTTCGCCTTGATCTGCCTCTGACCTCAAGCGGGAGTGATCGTTACCCATGTAGGGCACTGAGCTCCGTTGCCATTgtggtccggtggaggatggatCGGCCCACCGCCGTGTCTGAAGTCTGGCTTTTTgtgaagccataaccgcgtccgacagctcagcgaaggtgttgtggatcccgagggccgctaacttctcctttgaggtggtgacagggagacccagggacaaaaaaaatggctgtggcttagctaatgttaagcccaggatgcgaagcatactagcctttattttagttgttgaaccactgtttagcctggtgaactgctgttgcttggctatatttggttcggctagacgaagaaacaactcatgcgttactccgcttcgccttcaagagtggaacgcgacagcgttcccgtcgacccaccaaggggtgtaagacaatgggctacggcgcaacgactacgcgccccgcattggacgcggtgagcgtcgagcaacgcagcgttcggcgcggcaacgaaatgtgcgcctgagcaagcgacgcacgcctgagccttagaaacagctcgtttctaaggcaacaccgcattcactagaggcgcttttgtaccgctttgaagcatcgtactcgtggctcagtggtagcgtctccgtctcacactccggagaccctggtttgattcccacccagcccatcttgcaagagttgagccaaagccacctagaaacaagcgcagctgcttatttaccgccgcgacgccgcgagcgacggcgcgagtttggagccccgtttctcctctgtcgtgacgtcacgtctctgtcgtgacgtcacggtgtcacgtggtcagccttgaaggcgacgccgcgagcgacggcgcgagttggagccccgtttctcctctgtcgtgacgtcacggtgtcacgtggtatggcatggggtcaaaggtcattgaaggcgacactgccgcgcctgGAGCTGAGGAGCtccagtaatatgcttcgcataaaactagtCAAAAAGGTTTTACGTTATATGTAGTTTGGGTCAGGTGCACTGATAACCGTTCACACACGTACGCTTTAGAACCAGAACAGAGTTGGGTAGTAGTAGTAAAACCTTATTAGGACAGGGAGTAGGGGGAAAGGGGTCAAAGAGTGATGGGTGGCTCCCCTAGTCTAGGGCTTCACTGGCCTTGACCTCCCTGTGGACTTGCTGGAGGACTGTCCTCTGAACACCCAGGTGCCAGCTGGGTAACTGTCCCACTGCTCCGCTAATGATTGTTGGTGGTTTCTGTTCGGCTGAATGATGTTTATCCGCACCTCTTAAAACCTACACAATATTGAGCTAGATGGCCGTGCTGTGGCGGTAGATCAACCCTATCCCACATTGTTTGGACGTGTGAAAGTTGGGCAACTTTTTCTACATAACGCGTTGTTCGGTTGGACGCCACACTTTATATTGAATGCCGGATTTGTGATATTAATTGCCCCCTGACTCCCTTTAGGAATATATTTGCACATGCAGATGTAtttgcacatgcacatgcacatatATTTGcacgtccatgtccttactcgtccgtgtctttttagcgcaattcccttctttaagtatgtacgaccgactcgccgaacaacgtgctctcctgaagtACGGACAGACATTTATTtttacattcgtgttttcatttggcgTTATAtggaggcaaataatttgagaccgaaatcaccgcaccgactggcagtgggccagtgccgtcagcgccttcttAGAGggaggggcaatatgggaacggGGATATGAGCGGCAACGGAACGgagacagctgtggaagaagcAGACGAAGACGAACCACGTGAGTCATTGCTGATGGTGACATTTTTTTTCCACGCAGATTTGTttacggacacgaaaaatgcacaGAACCCTATAGCCATACAGAGCGTCGCTGTAGAAACTAATTAAAAATTATTAAACAAAGAGCGACAAAAACCTGCCAATCGAGACACACGATGAAGAGCATGAGGAATAATCACGCGCTGCATTTCGAACGTGCCACGCGGTGCAGGAACTACAGtaccccatcgtgggtaggagccacacgtgccacaggctacaacaacaacaacaacaacaacaacaactacagtACCGCCGACATCGAAAACGGATCGGCTTCGGCGCAGCTCGTTCTTTAACAGCTCCCGGAGCGATTTGTCCTTTCTGAAGCGTGCATTCACTGGCAGAACCATGTTCAGGCGCACCGGCGACCGGGTCGATTTGAACGCCGCGATGCCAGAGACCGGGACGAGCACttcctgcagcagcagcagcagttcggGCTCTTCAGGCTCGGACGCGTTCACCGGCCGCATGGCAAAGCCAGCGAGGCGGCCTGGCTTCCGTCGCCTCGAGTTGCACGAGCTTCACG is a window from the Dermacentor albipictus isolate Rhodes 1998 colony chromosome 6, USDA_Dalb.pri_finalv2, whole genome shotgun sequence genome containing:
- the LOC135910473 gene encoding endothelin-converting enzyme-like 1; translation: MADTGASTSYSGSSSSSSSGSERNALGGSRLSTGPTRRPGFQRLELHELLQVRQMQAAARRAADAAARGDGADTALDSSATPALALPDPAPAAQEHAGPNVVVIRANWRMNPRHMIILEAMAVIFSIALLLYLGSMLWIRVKDQGLLRASPRTSHAEHADLPLFSGCHETACHKYMAAIELSINRSQDPCRNFYRFVCDGWKRQHHLLSVVDAAEDAMYGRALKAIEWSSEHSGSQYFAAPSPLSVEKKVAGLAKSCMELSQSSLPDLKRFMAARHLPWPKTSRWDLLEILLDLSGNWNVHLWFHVSFELAPLRGGTGEPVLKIGHSAVFHAWIATTRAFAGQPAGTAASLRYRRYVRAMLRLFDASEVVEDEVIAKIEAMDRLTLQVLGPAMAEPDSKILRMSIRNLTDMATPGIAAGRLLLLLNEYFIWARRFSARDIVQVENAGLLRSVVYLLGLDSDTREALTLSLGLRVAHELGWMASREIADATLELAGLPPSAHRRRCLIQVESAVGIGWLSLFPKHRGAEDVVRDVRDVLVDTVARRKEALLQLWAPGAIVPWNNETFLASVLPEPARGARFFVDWLNLMNGRWRLLERDITNVLKPGSFLRHRWSFHGALTVAENYLVFPLFHSDFPAAINYGGAGRLLADEVLRGLYHDHLVNVSPLRKQDIRNDNIRHTSGASTAPQEWLPNDVDLKALLASLAAYRLGIARNTSSAYAKESSLAQDRLFFVASCYALCSSGNHVDMLYGDASQRCNVPVKELPEFAAAFQCLKTQALR